A section of the Calorimonas adulescens genome encodes:
- a CDS encoding amidohydrolase family protein — MSDKRVYVDAHIHISLNGENSRKLRAEFKEKKYDSLKDILCQYRDNNILILRDGGDNLGMSLAARDIAQTLGIIYKTPGWAIYKKGGYGSFLGRPVEDISEFKESFKELLKVRPDHLKIILTGLVDFESYGQVGGIFFTFDELYYMIQSAKEKNLPVMVHANSSEAVRMAVLAGADTIEHGYFITEDELYLMRERNTVWVPTLSPLGNIKSCDQRYSGQISNIQRIYEGHLWKIKKALTIGVRIAVGSDAGSYRVHHVTGFFDEVMHLQKCGISKDKIYEMSFENGIKALGIKVNQGTIP; from the coding sequence ATGAGTGATAAGCGAGTATATGTAGACGCTCACATACACATATCTCTGAATGGAGAAAACTCGAGGAAACTGCGTGCAGAGTTTAAAGAGAAGAAGTATGATTCTTTAAAGGATATACTCTGCCAGTACAGGGATAACAACATTTTAATACTTCGTGACGGTGGTGACAATCTGGGAATGTCACTGGCAGCAAGGGATATAGCCCAAACGCTTGGAATTATTTATAAGACGCCAGGATGGGCGATTTATAAAAAAGGGGGTTACGGCAGTTTCCTCGGCAGGCCTGTGGAAGATATTTCGGAATTCAAGGAGAGCTTCAAAGAACTTCTGAAGGTGCGGCCTGATCATTTAAAGATTATATTGACGGGCCTGGTGGATTTTGAATCTTACGGTCAGGTTGGCGGCATATTTTTCACTTTTGATGAACTGTATTATATGATACAGAGTGCAAAAGAAAAAAATTTGCCGGTGATGGTGCATGCAAATTCATCGGAGGCAGTAAGAATGGCAGTGTTGGCTGGGGCTGACACAATAGAGCACGGATATTTCATTACCGAAGATGAACTTTATCTGATGAGGGAAAGAAACACCGTGTGGGTGCCTACTCTGTCTCCACTGGGCAACATAAAAAGCTGTGACCAGAGATATTCAGGACAGATTTCGAATATACAAAGAATATATGAAGGACATTTGTGGAAAATAAAAAAAGCGCTGACCATCGGTGTGAGAATTGCTGTTGGAAGCGATGCTGGCTCTTACAGAGTCCATCACGTTACGGGCTTTTTTGACGAGGTTATGCACTTACAAAAATGCGGCATATCAAAGGACAAAATATATGAGATGTCTTTTGAGAATGGCATTAAAGCTTTGGGTATTAAAGTGAATCAGGGTACCATCCCCTGA
- a CDS encoding formate--tetrahydrofolate ligase → MVYKSDIEIAQSVKPKDIREIAAKLGLSDEDIELYGKYKAKVDYRLLKKGTGKKAKLILVTAINPTPAGEGKTTTTIGVADALSRLGKKAIVAIREPSLGPVFGVKGGAAGGGYSQVIPMEDINLHFTGDIHAITAATNLLAAMIDNHIYQGNELNIDPRRVVWRRAIDMNDRQLRFIVDGLGGKANGMPREDGFDISVASEVMAVFCLAMDIKDLKERLSKIVVAYNMDGAPVTAGDLKAHGAMAALLKDALKPNLVQTLEGTPAFVHGGPFANIAHGCNSVIATKMAMHLADYVVTEAGFGADLGAEKFIDIKCRHAGIKPDAVTIVASIRALKYNGGVPKSELGKENLEALEKGLPNLLKHVENITQVFHLPAVVAINKFPQDTEAELELVKERCRELGVNAVLSEVWGKGGEGGIDLAQELLRLIENNHSESVTFAYDLDMPIKEKIRAIAQKIYGARDVIFTDKASKEISNMEKFGFGKLPVCMAKTQYSLTDDPSKLGRPTDFDITVRDVTVSAGAGFLVALTGDIMKMPGLPKSPAAEKIDVDENGVISGLF, encoded by the coding sequence ATGGTCTACAAATCCGACATTGAAATTGCCCAATCGGTGAAACCCAAAGATATCCGTGAGATTGCGGCAAAACTCGGTCTTTCAGATGAGGACATCGAACTGTACGGCAAGTATAAAGCTAAGGTTGATTACAGATTGCTCAAAAAAGGTACTGGCAAAAAGGCCAAACTGATTTTAGTCACTGCCATAAATCCTACTCCTGCCGGAGAAGGAAAAACTACCACCACTATCGGAGTTGCTGATGCGCTGTCAAGATTGGGGAAGAAAGCAATTGTAGCTATACGGGAACCATCTCTGGGGCCTGTTTTCGGAGTAAAAGGTGGCGCCGCTGGCGGAGGATACTCCCAGGTAATCCCCATGGAAGACATAAATCTTCATTTTACGGGCGATATACATGCCATAACTGCTGCTACCAATCTTCTGGCAGCCATGATTGACAACCATATCTACCAGGGCAATGAGCTGAACATAGACCCCAGGCGTGTAGTCTGGAGAAGGGCTATAGACATGAACGACAGACAACTGAGATTCATTGTAGACGGCTTAGGAGGCAAAGCCAACGGCATGCCCAGGGAAGACGGCTTCGACATCAGCGTGGCCTCGGAAGTCATGGCAGTTTTCTGCTTGGCGATGGACATAAAGGACTTGAAAGAGAGGCTGTCGAAAATAGTTGTAGCGTACAACATGGACGGCGCCCCGGTAACTGCAGGGGATTTAAAAGCCCACGGCGCCATGGCAGCACTGCTCAAAGATGCGCTTAAACCAAATCTGGTGCAAACTCTGGAAGGTACACCAGCCTTTGTACACGGAGGTCCGTTCGCAAATATCGCCCATGGGTGCAACTCTGTGATTGCTACGAAAATGGCCATGCACCTGGCGGATTACGTGGTTACTGAGGCCGGTTTCGGTGCAGACCTTGGAGCGGAAAAATTCATCGACATTAAGTGCAGGCACGCGGGGATAAAACCAGATGCGGTGACCATCGTAGCCAGCATAAGGGCTCTGAAATATAACGGCGGTGTGCCTAAATCCGAACTGGGCAAGGAAAACCTGGAAGCCCTCGAAAAAGGTCTGCCTAACCTGCTAAAGCATGTGGAGAACATCACTCAGGTCTTCCATCTGCCGGCTGTGGTGGCTATAAATAAGTTCCCGCAGGATACTGAAGCTGAACTGGAACTGGTCAAGGAAAGATGCAGGGAGCTGGGTGTCAATGCAGTGCTGTCCGAAGTTTGGGGCAAGGGCGGCGAAGGCGGTATAGATTTGGCACAGGAGCTGCTCCGGCTGATAGAAAACAACCACAGCGAGTCAGTAACATTTGCATACGACCTTGACATGCCTATAAAAGAAAAGATAAGGGCTATTGCCCAGAAGATATACGGAGCACGGGATGTAATATTTACAGACAAGGCCTCAAAAGAAATCAGCAATATGGAGAAATTCGGATTTGGGAAATTGCCGGTATGCATGGCCAAGACCCAGTATTCTCTGACGGATGATCCTTCAAAGCTTGGTAGGCCTACTGATTTTGACATTACTGTAAGGGACGTGACCGTATCGGCTGGAGCAGGATTTTTAGTAGCCCTGACAGGAGACATAATGAAGATGCCGGGCCTTCCCAAATCGCCGGCGGCTGAAAAAATCGATGTGGATGAAAATGGCGTGATTTCAGGATTGTTCTGA
- a CDS encoding methyltetrahydrofolate cobalamin methyltransferase, whose product MIIIGEKINGTIPRVKKAIEEKNEDFIRDLAIRQAEAGADYIDVCAGTAPEVELETLKWLMDIVQDAVDKPLCIDSPNPRVIEQVLKYAKKPGIINSVSEEKNKCEIIYPLLKGTPWQVIGLTCDNRGIPSDVQTRLDIAKILVEKAQKYDITPDRIYIDPLVIALATDTQSMHKFVEAMVGIKKMYPDIKITSGLSNISFGMPLRKVINQNFLIIAVFNGMDSAIMDPCNREMMTMLMAAEAIAGRDKFCRKFSNAYRKGLIGPVKENDPSIK is encoded by the coding sequence ATGATAATCATTGGAGAAAAGATCAACGGCACCATACCGAGAGTCAAAAAAGCCATAGAGGAGAAAAACGAAGACTTCATCCGTGATCTGGCGATAAGGCAGGCGGAAGCGGGGGCAGACTACATAGATGTATGTGCCGGTACTGCCCCGGAAGTGGAGTTGGAGACATTAAAATGGCTGATGGACATTGTTCAGGATGCAGTGGATAAACCTCTTTGTATCGACAGTCCCAACCCAAGGGTCATAGAGCAGGTATTGAAGTATGCAAAAAAGCCCGGCATAATCAACTCAGTATCTGAAGAAAAAAATAAATGTGAAATTATTTATCCATTACTGAAAGGTACCCCGTGGCAGGTCATCGGCCTGACGTGTGACAACCGGGGCATACCTTCGGATGTTCAGACCAGGTTAGATATAGCCAAAATACTCGTGGAAAAAGCTCAAAAATATGATATAACGCCAGACCGCATCTATATTGACCCACTGGTTATTGCACTGGCCACGGATACCCAATCCATGCATAAATTTGTGGAAGCCATGGTTGGTATAAAGAAGATGTATCCTGACATAAAAATCACTTCCGGTCTCAGCAATATTTCTTTTGGTATGCCCTTGAGGAAAGTAATCAATCAGAACTTCTTAATCATAGCTGTTTTCAATGGGATGGATTCCGCTATAATGGACCCATGCAACAGAGAGATGATGACAATGCTAATGGCTGCCGAGGCAATAGCTGGCAGGGACAAATTTTGCAGAAAATTCTCCAATGCATATCGGAAGGGTCTCATCGGTCCTGTAAAGGAAAACGATCCCTCAATTAAATAA
- the lysS gene encoding lysine--tRNA ligase, translating to METSLPADFNELMKVRLEKLEKLKEEGRNPFEITRFERTHFTSDIKEKFEEHEGRSVTIAGRLMAKRGHGKATFADLNDRFGKIQIYVKQDEVGEENYELFKTIDIGDILGVTGEVFKTHMGEVSIKVTEFKLLAKSIRPLPEKWHGLKDVEIRYRERYTDLIMNPEVKRTFEIRSSIIKYMRRYLDDKGFIEVETPILETIPGGANARPFITHHNALDIDMYLRIATELRLKRLIVGGFEKVYEIGKQFRNEGIDIRHNPEFTTIELYQAYANYEDMMDLTENMIKNIAQNVLGTLNITYQGKEIDLSRPWERLTMIDAVKRYAGVDFNEIDTDEDAQKVAKEHNLELEPGKTTRGHIINAFFEEYAEHELINPTFIINYPVEVSPLAKRIPEDPRLTYRFELFINAMEMANAFSELNDPLDQRERFIEQVKAREAGDEEANMMDEDFLKALEYGMPPTGGLGIGIDRLVMILTDSYSIRDVILFPTMKLKE from the coding sequence ATGGAGACATCTCTACCAGCAGATTTTAATGAACTTATGAAGGTAAGACTTGAGAAATTGGAAAAACTCAAGGAAGAGGGAAGAAACCCTTTTGAAATTACAAGGTTTGAGCGTACACATTTTACCAGCGATATCAAGGAAAAATTTGAGGAACATGAAGGCAGGTCTGTAACCATAGCAGGAAGACTTATGGCAAAGAGAGGTCATGGTAAAGCCACTTTTGCCGATCTGAACGACAGGTTCGGCAAGATACAGATATATGTAAAGCAGGACGAGGTGGGCGAGGAAAACTATGAGCTCTTCAAGACCATAGATATAGGTGATATACTTGGGGTTACAGGTGAGGTCTTTAAGACGCACATGGGAGAGGTATCGATAAAGGTCACCGAATTTAAGCTTTTGGCCAAGTCAATAAGGCCTCTCCCGGAAAAGTGGCACGGCCTTAAAGATGTGGAGATAAGATACAGGGAAAGGTACACTGACCTTATAATGAACCCAGAGGTAAAAAGGACGTTTGAAATTAGGAGCAGCATAATAAAATATATGCGCAGGTATCTGGATGATAAGGGGTTTATTGAGGTGGAGACACCCATACTGGAAACCATACCGGGTGGAGCCAACGCCAGGCCGTTTATTACGCATCACAATGCCCTTGATATAGACATGTACCTCAGGATAGCCACGGAATTAAGGCTAAAAAGACTCATTGTCGGCGGGTTTGAAAAGGTATATGAAATAGGAAAACAATTCAGGAATGAGGGTATAGATATCAGGCACAATCCCGAGTTTACCACTATTGAGCTCTATCAGGCCTATGCCAATTATGAGGATATGATGGACCTGACGGAGAATATGATTAAAAATATTGCTCAGAATGTGCTTGGCACCTTGAATATAACCTATCAGGGCAAAGAGATAGACCTAAGCAGGCCATGGGAACGGCTCACAATGATAGATGCGGTAAAAAGATATGCTGGTGTTGATTTCAATGAGATAGACACTGATGAAGATGCTCAAAAGGTGGCAAAAGAACATAATTTGGAGTTGGAACCTGGAAAGACTACCAGGGGACATATTATAAATGCATTCTTTGAGGAATATGCTGAGCACGAACTCATAAATCCTACATTTATTATAAACTATCCTGTAGAGGTATCACCTCTGGCCAAAAGGATACCAGAGGACCCCAGGCTTACCTATAGGTTTGAACTCTTTATAAATGCCATGGAGATGGCCAACGCCTTCTCAGAGCTCAATGACCCGCTGGACCAGAGGGAAAGGTTTATTGAACAGGTAAAGGCCCGGGAGGCTGGTGATGAAGAAGCGAACATGATGGATGAGGACTTCTTAAAGGCCTTGGAGTATGGTATGCCGCCAACCGGTGGGTTGGGTATAGGTATAGACAGGCTGGTAATGATTCTCACAGACTCCTACTCGATAAGGGATGTAATACTATTCCCGACGATGAAATTAAAAGAATAA
- the greA gene encoding transcription elongation factor GreA has product MSTNKTVVLTYEGLKKYEEELEYLKSVKRLEIAEKIKLARSYGDLSENSEYDEAKNEQAFIEGRIAQIEQMLRNAKVIDEEDVSTESVNIGTTVRVLDKEFNEEDEYTLVSSAEADPMHNKISDESPIGRALMGHKVGDEVEVEIPDGIVRLKILDIKK; this is encoded by the coding sequence ATGAGCACCAATAAAACGGTAGTACTCACTTATGAAGGGTTAAAAAAGTATGAGGAAGAGCTGGAATATTTAAAGTCAGTAAAACGTTTGGAGATTGCTGAAAAAATAAAATTAGCCAGGTCATATGGAGATTTGAGTGAGAACTCTGAATATGATGAGGCAAAAAATGAGCAGGCCTTTATTGAGGGAAGGATTGCTCAGATAGAGCAGATGCTTAGAAATGCGAAGGTAATAGATGAAGAAGACGTATCTACCGAGTCTGTCAATATCGGGACAACGGTGCGTGTCCTTGATAAAGAATTTAATGAAGAGGATGAGTACACCCTGGTCAGCTCGGCAGAAGCCGACCCTATGCACAATAAGATATCTGATGAGTCACCTATAGGGAGGGCACTGATGGGCCATAAAGTTGGAGATGAGGTCGAGGTTGAGATACCGGATGGTATAGTACGGTTAAAGATACTGGACATAAAAAAATAG
- a CDS encoding NAD(P)H-binding protein, producing MHRFAFIIHPIETRDVTRKYAFMNKIPEGVIKQITKLMPPQKVSKITGVKSPYGETEGWFIAVPLVSDQMLSLPADVVTKKIIRAGKIAEELGAEIVGLGAMTSVVGDAGYTIANNLNIAVTTGNSYTVATALEGTKKAAEIMGKDIEGCNAVVIGATGSIGRVCAELMANQVSGLTLVSRSVEKLRDFAGYLYEKTGVAASLTSDVHEALKNADIVITVTSAVDTVIEPMDLKPGAVVCDVARPRDVSREVVEVRDDVLVIEGGVVEVPGDVNFNFNFGFPPKTSYACMAETMALAMEGRIENFSMGRELSVDKVKEIYEICKKHGFKLAGFRSFEKEVTREQIERIKENAAKKIKNYQA from the coding sequence ATGCATAGATTCGCTTTTATAATTCATCCTATAGAGACGAGGGATGTCACAAGAAAGTATGCCTTTATGAATAAAATACCTGAAGGTGTGATAAAGCAGATAACGAAGTTGATGCCGCCGCAGAAGGTATCAAAAATAACCGGTGTAAAGAGCCCATACGGAGAGACTGAAGGCTGGTTTATAGCTGTTCCGCTGGTATCGGACCAGATGCTTTCTCTTCCTGCAGATGTTGTGACAAAAAAAATAATAAGGGCCGGGAAAATTGCAGAGGAGCTTGGTGCTGAGATTGTAGGGCTGGGGGCTATGACCTCAGTGGTAGGAGATGCCGGATATACAATAGCAAATAACCTGAATATAGCTGTAACTACAGGAAACAGTTATACTGTGGCTACAGCATTGGAGGGGACCAAAAAAGCTGCTGAGATCATGGGCAAAGACATTGAGGGATGCAATGCAGTCGTTATAGGAGCTACGGGCTCTATAGGCAGGGTTTGTGCAGAACTTATGGCCAATCAGGTATCAGGCCTTACGCTGGTATCCAGGAGTGTAGAAAAACTAAGGGACTTTGCGGGATATTTATACGAAAAGACAGGTGTTGCAGCATCATTGACCAGTGATGTACATGAAGCATTGAAGAATGCTGACATAGTAATCACAGTCACCAGTGCGGTTGATACTGTAATTGAACCTATGGATTTAAAACCAGGTGCAGTGGTTTGCGACGTGGCCAGGCCGAGGGATGTGTCCAGGGAGGTAGTGGAGGTCAGAGATGATGTCCTTGTTATTGAAGGCGGAGTGGTTGAGGTGCCAGGAGATGTTAATTTCAACTTTAACTTTGGATTTCCTCCAAAGACCTCCTATGCGTGCATGGCTGAGACTATGGCCTTAGCTATGGAGGGGAGGATAGAGAACTTTTCTATGGGCAGGGAACTGTCTGTGGATAAAGTAAAGGAAATTTATGAAATATGTAAAAAACATGGATTTAAATTAGCTGGTTTCAGGAGCTTTGAAAAAGAAGTAACTCGGGAGCAGATAGAGAGGATAAAGGAAAATGCTGCTAAAAAAATAAAGAATTATCAAGCTTGA
- a CDS encoding quinate 5-dehydrogenase, translating to MKRVVSISIGSSTRDHKVETEFLGQKFEIQRIGTDGDIKKAVEMIRELDGKVDAFGMGGIDLYLRAGKKKYIIRDALPLKNAAKITPIVDGSGLKDTLERRVIEYVDREVMPLKGRHVLLVSGLDRFGMAQTFEKLGCDLILGDAIFALGIPMPVRSLKMLYFLASILMPVLSRLPFEVLYPTGEKQEFSKSKHEKYYQWADIIAGDYLFIKRYMPDDLNDKVIITNTVTAKDVDELKKRGIRTLVTTTPELNGRSFGTNVMEGVLITLAGKRPEDMSPEDYREMLDRIGFTPRVEMLKTV from the coding sequence TTGAAAAGGGTTGTAAGTATCAGTATCGGTTCATCTACGAGGGATCATAAGGTAGAGACAGAGTTTCTCGGACAAAAGTTTGAGATACAACGCATTGGTACTGATGGTGACATAAAAAAAGCTGTAGAGATGATAAGGGAGCTGGACGGTAAGGTTGATGCCTTTGGTATGGGAGGAATAGACCTTTACCTTAGAGCAGGTAAAAAGAAGTACATTATAAGAGATGCTCTGCCGCTTAAAAATGCTGCCAAGATAACACCCATAGTGGATGGTTCGGGGCTTAAGGATACTTTAGAGAGAAGGGTTATAGAATACGTAGATAGAGAGGTAATGCCACTTAAAGGAAGGCATGTGCTCCTGGTCAGCGGATTGGACAGGTTTGGTATGGCACAGACTTTTGAAAAGCTGGGATGCGATCTCATACTTGGGGATGCCATATTTGCACTGGGTATTCCAATGCCGGTGAGGTCGTTAAAGATGCTATATTTCCTTGCCTCCATATTAATGCCTGTGCTTTCCAGGTTACCTTTTGAGGTGCTGTATCCTACCGGTGAAAAGCAGGAATTTTCAAAATCAAAACATGAAAAATATTATCAATGGGCTGATATCATAGCAGGCGATTACCTGTTTATAAAGAGGTACATGCCGGATGATCTCAATGATAAGGTGATAATCACCAATACCGTTACGGCAAAAGACGTGGATGAGTTGAAGAAAAGAGGCATCAGGACGCTGGTGACCACAACTCCGGAGCTTAATGGTAGGTCTTTTGGGACAAATGTAATGGAGGGCGTGCTCATTACATTGGCTGGGAAAAGGCCTGAGGACATGAGTCCTGAAGACTATAGAGAAATGTTGGACAGGATTGGATTTACACCAAGGGTTGAAATGTTAAAAACTGTATAG
- a CDS encoding helix-turn-helix domain-containing protein codes for MRPIRIGDKTVDADKVHRLIDEMLDMRVRGLSQQEVAEHFHIDRTFISRLENLGEIKKGGSLALIGFPVKNKEELESIARGNGVEYVFLLSEKERLDFVSSMDGVQLFNRVLDIIAMLRNFDKVIFLGSDKRTKLVEAILGNEVITIDIGESPITHDVYVDPGMFMAVINTLKG; via the coding sequence ATGAGGCCTATTCGCATCGGTGACAAGACTGTTGATGCCGACAAGGTACATAGATTGATAGACGAGATGCTGGACATGAGAGTAAGGGGACTTTCGCAGCAGGAGGTAGCAGAACACTTTCATATAGACAGGACCTTTATTTCTCGCCTTGAAAACCTGGGAGAGATAAAGAAGGGCGGCAGCCTGGCCCTTATTGGTTTTCCTGTAAAAAATAAAGAGGAGCTGGAGTCCATAGCAAGGGGAAATGGGGTTGAATATGTATTTCTTCTTTCAGAAAAAGAACGATTGGACTTTGTGAGCAGTATGGATGGCGTACAGCTATTTAATCGAGTTCTGGATATCATAGCCATGTTGAGAAATTTTGATAAGGTTATTTTTCTTGGTTCAGATAAGCGTACAAAGCTTGTGGAAGCCATACTGGGGAATGAGGTGATTACTATAGATATTGGAGAATCACCAATCACCCATGACGTGTATGTGGACCCTGGTATGTTTATGGCGGTTATTAACACACTAAAAGGATAG